The Vigna angularis cultivar LongXiaoDou No.4 chromosome 9, ASM1680809v1, whole genome shotgun sequence DNA window aaaaaaattaaatcccATAAATAAAGGATTACTTATAAAAGTCACCTTAAGtgttataaatatcatatgcttttctattttattcttCACTGTGTATTACAGAATATATTGACATTACGTGTTGAACTTTACATTTAATACCTTTAATATTACtttagtttaattattaaacAGTGTGATATTCAGGAAAAAAAATAACGTATTTTTATGGGATCTAAATATTCATTTCTatgttatataatataataaataattatttgttaaagtttctaaattcataaacaaatgataattattttaattttttaaaaactaattaagcTTACCcctataaaacatattaaaaacgACATTTTATGAAATTTGACATGGGTGTCAATTCTTATTCTATGCGATAGTGTTTAACAAATTACTCTTATAACAAGctaatttttctctctctttttttaaagTGTGTTAGTAATACGAAATATTTATCGATTTTATGATAATTAGTATATGTTTAATTTCACAAATTACGGCTATTATCTCTtaccttatttttataaattatttatttataagccCTTAGCTttcttaaattttcttttctattatcatcatatttgaaacaaataaaactaaactaaaaaatctTTATCAtatctttataataaaacaCCTTAAATATTATTGTCTTAATTGTTAATATGGTATCATTAGAAGTAACCTCAAATGTTaaaggtaatatatatatatatatatatatatatatatatatatatatatatatatatatatatgattgagTATAGTATATGCCCCACTATATAAAGTTAAAAGCATGGTGAGAAGctacttatttataaatatttagggGAGTTAGGTTGGGTTATTTGATGTGACACAGATTTGTATATGTGCATGTTTTGTCACTTAGTCATAGGAGTATCAAAttacacaattattttttttaatggaactTCTATCGgtatattaactattttttttataaaactaattttagaaaaagagttaaatatttttttatttcttaatttttagtaaaaattaaaaatagttcatcttcaaaattttgatccAATTTAATCGTCTAACTTTATAAATGAgtggatttaattttttttaattaaattttattagatttatttgACGTTTTAAACGTGTTTTATGCATTTGAGTTGTTTGAcacatttcttttttaatattaactgaaaaacgtatttcaaacatcaaataaaattaacaaaatttggtttaaaaaactaaattcatacggtttaaagattaaattgatCTAAAGTTTTGATAAgaaaccaattttaatttttaagttaagAGAGGAAAAATATGTTTAACCCAAAAACAAGCTCTTACTaaacaaacataataataaCCTCATTTATAGATTAACTCTCTTTAGTTaccaatttttttctcatactattatattaataacaacTTGTTggttaatttataatttgattacGTGTAAAACATGTTGAAGTGCCTCTTGTATATATACAATGtttatttgtaacaaaaaaaaagtcgttgctaaagataataatattttgttttttctcgtAACCAATGTCACTTTCAagtttcaatataaaaaatattattttatattaattttttggaGAAGAGATAGGAGAGTGTTTCAAGAAGTAACCAAAGGTATGAAAACAACTCTTTTTAATAGAATCTattctactttttatttaattttctaaaaaaatacttaagaaTTTTATCTATTAGAAAAATTTGagttcttaattattttttgtgagTTCTATGTTTGTTCTTATCTTGTGATTAAGAATAAACTATTGTGAATTCTAGTAGAAGAACTTCATTTACTTAACATGCAATTAACATTTTTCTAATGAAAGATGTTATTATGGGCTCATAgccgaccgaacggtaaaagtGCATAAGAGTCGTCCGACCGATGATATCTCTCAGGTCAGTGAACCGATCGGTTAAATCAACCGTTAAGataattaatagtaataataactgttggggagttaatgaaaataattgtcatttattgacaattaatattgtcattcaTTGGTGGTTAATGAGTCAGACCTAACGGTAAggtcattataatttataaatatttgtctagCAAAGGGTACAGGTAACTGAAACTTTTAACTGAACTTAGAGCTCTAATAACtaatcttgattacaagattactaagcgtcggagtgtcttttgcaggcaccCTCTCCCGCGGCTTGGACggggagaagagagaagacagcATAACTGGACATCGGAACAGgcaactttgaatgttttggattaggATTCTAAATCTTGCcgaaacaaaaggaaaaaataagaGAAGGTTCTTTACATGCATTCTTCTAATTTAATCTAATTTGTCTACAACTAAAGTAAAATGTTTTCTATTTCACACAACCATTAtactaattataaaagaaattagttGCATGTTTAGTTACACAAATGGTATTGATTTTACGTTTCATATTGTAAGATATttaaaaggaaatatattttttatatttaaattatgaagacttattgaaataaaaataattaattagaaaagtcttatacaatttttaatataaacctTTCATATAAGAAGCTTTTATTACTTTAttgtttaatctttttttattcaatatttcatATAGAGTTTTccttagagaagaaaaaaaaaagagaaagagaattaTCAAACTTATATGAATATATCCatcatcaaaataatttaagatataGTTACGTGTGTTACCATTTTAgattgactttttttttgttttttttttaattttaaattcatggaagaaatattatataaatatgtgatatgagttcaatttatataattatataataaattaacacCACTTTTAATTCAATACTTCGACACATTAAATTTAAtagtctttttatttatatgatatttaattttgttatataaaatttagatttatatttagattattcctaataaattcaatataatctATTCTATAGTGAGTAAAAAAGatgaagatttatttatttaaaaatattagaagaaaaaagttttataaaaataattacaatgaTATGTGGTTTTTAGGAATTTTTTAAAGTGTTTAAGTTTAGCCATTTTTTATAGACTCTGGAGATTAGCAAGCAGTCAATGGAGACATTTGAGTTTGATTTGAAGAGTACATGTTAAATAAATTGCATAGACTTGAGTTCCAAGTTATAGTTATTCCCTGCatactattttttatagttGCTCTCACTttccaattttcttttatgcttACTTGGAATCCAACTTCTGTCATGTGTTGCTGTCGGATTGAATCAAACTAAAATGGTTAATATCCAAATTTCTCTGTAAAAAAAGCTTGTTGATGTGTGCAGAAGTATTAAGGCAAACTCAAAGCATAAGGTGGAAAAGCTTAgttaatttttggttttgtaGATTATGAAAAGTTGTATTTGGTGAACATAAATAGTAGTGTCGAGAATACATTGAGCAGTTAATTATTTGGCGAAATGTGAGAGAAGGAATAATAGTTGGAAAATTTTACTAGAGCATAGATGTAGGTTGGTGACTACTCCTTATAACttcaatttgaaaggaaagtGACTAAATGTGTCCTTTGTCATTTTTAGCATGAGATTGTGTGTGATGCTTTGAATCAATTCTGTTCAGATGCTAATTACTTGATTTGGACTCCATTACCATTACTTCAATGTTCTTATGTTACCTTTATAAGGGCACTACTTATAAACGCCTCTAAGCATTTCGGATAAATCTTTCTaagaattaagaatatataGTTGTCATTTCATTAGTTTTCAGTGCTTACTTTTTCTTTCGTTTATTTTGTTCTCTCGAATTTCGGTATAACCTTTcgcaatatttttcttttctgtccTTTTTTCttcgtgaaaaaaaaaattaaaaaagtgtcGTGCGTTGTGTTATGTTTATgcttttatttctatatttttgcAGGTGATAAACTCTCTGATACCCTCCAGTACCACCATTTTCCCTTTGTTTTATTGGAAAAGGACATAGTTTCAAATAAGaacatatatttctttttccatgGGAAAGTCAAATATTACACCTGTCATGATCGAGCGAGCCAAACTTTCTGTACATTAATTAGGAATATAAAACCCTTAAATCCAGCATTATAACTTTAGGGATATAAATTGCCCTTACACTGGAGATAAATACGAACTTTATTCTGGGTTACTTTATTTGTAAtccgaaaaaataaaacagaattaaGGACTTCATGTGCCATTTGTTCCATGAAGTTCTTGAAAAGATTTATTCacaatacatatacatataactttttttgttaATGTAATATTCAACGGCAAACCAATTGGTTGTAGCTTTCAGCGAGATAAATTCATGGGTTGATGACGGTGTAATCAAACTTGTATTTGCTGTTTTCATCCACAATATTTGCATACTACGTATTCAACGTCTATTTCTGATGCTAGATATTCTGTAGCCATGTGAACGTTCCAAATAGTTAGAACTTGGAAAAAACAACCATTTCACAAGATGATGATTCTTTAAGATATGATTAAGAGTTCTAAACGAGTAGAACTGCTTAATAATAGGCTGAAACAAAATGGggaaaatatgattaaaaacaaCCACCGTTACTACATAAATGTTGTTTAGTGGCGAGAGGACCTCCTCGCCGTTACGCTCACACCTTTTAAACAATTTGAAGTCACGTTCTTGGAATTCTCTCCCTGCTCCCCAAAACATAATCCCTTACGTGGTTCCGGAAATTCAAACCAGTTAAGAAATCATCAAGTTCTATCCATTATTTCGCAACCAACAAAAACAGTCTAGCACCATGATAGCTCAAAAAAATGAGCATACAGCGTTCAAACAATCGCAGAAAGTTACTACCTCAAAAGTTGCCATACCATACAGACAAATCAAAACCAAACAGGCCACAGCATTTTGAAAGGCCGGAGTGTATGCTAAACAATGTCTCTCCATGTTCCCAGAATTTATTCCAGATGGAAAattgaatgatcaatcaatggTGGTGATCATCATCGCCATGTCCATCGGGTGGTCCACCAGGTCCTACCACTTCAAGCTGTTCGGGGaaaaaaaagatagaataaTTAGCGTCCATGTGTAAACAGTTATTTGATTATTGTCCATTAATGTTCTAAATAGCTGACAGGGATATGAGAAACTTTGCTCTCGAAAGTTGGACACAAGACAAGACAGTAGTTAGGCAAAAACTAATGCGTTTCCGAAGCGGCCACCAACATTACACTAAATCATATTGATGACATTGCCAAAGTCAAATTCCTATAGATTTTCAAACTATTTCCTGGGATGTTATAGATAATTCAGGAACTTGCGGAGCATTCCGGCAAACAAATTGATTTGCTCAAGATGAGCTGGCCCATGGTTGCCAAACTCGAGGGTTAACAGGTGAATTTACACAAGTTCACGCATTGAGCCAGGATCAGGACAAACCAACTCCATCACAGACTTGCGCACGGTTGAACTCCAATGAGGAGCTTATATAGGACCATGCAAGcatgttgaaaataaaaatataaaaaataaaaaaattgctgCCAGTTCCATTAGTTTCAATAAAATGCCTAAAACTGCTCCCACAAAATTGCACTGTTTTCTTTTGGGCTTCCCAGGTCTTTCTTGGCTATTGTGCATTTTCAGCTATAGCTCGTGAGTTGTGAGCCTTCAGGTTTCTCTTCCTTAGAACACGTCTTCTTATCTAATGATAATGTTAGTGAAAACAAAGATGCTGAAAGATTGGAATTTTGGttacttttacttttcactTTATGAACTTTCATGTTTTAAGGTCCATTTGGACAAGCTTCTTCAAAAGAACTTctattttgagaaaaatatgaaaaaaaaattaacttaactTCTCCATAAGTTCAAATTAACTTATATACAacttagaaaacaaaatttagtgAAATTATGAGAGCTTCTACAAACTAGTTTAAGCATTAGaagttaattttaactaatggagaagtcaattttgtttttcttatgtttttctcCTAGAGGTTCTTACGGAAAACCTTGTCGAAACAGGATCTTAATTTTATCACTGTCACACTTTGTCCCTTCAGTGCTTTGTTACAAAGTTAGAATGTTGGTATTGTATTGTTTTATGGCATTACATTTGATGTGGAAACTATGATAAGAATATTATTTAGTTTGGACTTTGTATACCATGATTATgatttcttaatattattttggttaCAAGCCcctacataaatataaataaactataagagtttaataattttatcagGAGCttacaaaattttgatttaataaaagGTTTCGTTGTTTGACTAGTCACTTGCTTTGAGGTCAAAAATAGGTACTCAACTTACGGGCGATTGGAAGAGCTCCATTGAATTTATTTGGGCTTATCTCATCATCATAGTAgtcaaaatgaaaattgatgGGTGTTTGTTCTAAGCATATGGAAGTGACTTGTAAACGACCCATCAGCTCTTAATCTATTATTTCAATAAGTTTCTCATACAGTACCAAGATAACGATTATTACATAAGCTCTCATGTGGTAGCAGCTAATTGAATAAGTTTCTAATTAAATTGTTCACCCAAATGTACCCCTAAACCATCTACCTTCTggatgataataaaaattcaatgtttaaaataCATACATTGTTAAGATTGAAAACCTCTCATTTTCCCATCAactattttagaatatatttgcGCTAAAATGAGAATTATCTCACAGCAATAAACTAAAAACACCAAAATTGTGCAACAAAATCagataatcatatttaaaactAGTTAAAGAAATTGTTCACCCAAATGTACCCTTAAACCATCTACCTTCTggatgataataaaaattcaatgtttaaaataCATACATTGTTAAGATTGAAAACCTCTCATTTTCCCATCAactattttagaatatatttgtACTAAAATGAGAATTATCTCACAGCAATAAACTAAAAACACCAAAATTGTGCAACAAAATCagataatcatatttaaaactAGTTAAAGAAATTAGATTGTAGAAATATTTGAGTTATTAAGGGAGTTAAAAACTGCTCCAGATATATTTTATAGGAGCAGCCTCAGCTTGACAACAACCACTAAGCAACCGGTGCTTGACAATCAACTATCAATGCGCACAAGTGAAGCACCCAACTACAGTTTTCAATCTAAATACCTAATTATCTTGGCATTCAACCCCATCTCTGTCTAAAGTAAAAGCACAGGATATAAATGACTCATTGATTCTACACTCACCACAAAAATATTACGCAACAGTAATagatattttaagcatcattgtGAACTTACAACAAAATATTGTGCGCACACAGGACATTCATGAGGCTTTCCTTTCTCCAGCCAAAACCAGACAACATCATGCTCATCCTCTGCAGTAAAACAAGTTGTTCACCCGCTCATTAACACCACAACAAGAATTCAAGAATTTCTCATCACGATAGGATGAAATCTTGATACAAATTAAGAGAAACAAGGGATATTTTGATGCTCACCGCCTTCACCGCCTGGGCATCCAACTATCCTTTTATCATAGTAAGATTTTACAATGGCAGGTGCTTCCTATGAACCAAAACAAATAATGAAAGCAGAAACAGATGAAGCATTTATAAAATCACTATTCATATTATGGCGATGTGAATCTGACCAAACTATTTGGTAAGAATTAGAGAAAGAAACATGAATACTTACACAGGCAGATAACTCAATCAATCAAATGAAAGGGGAAATACTAAGAACCTTATGTAAGATACAATTAGAAGGTACAGGATACGAAAGGCTCAGACAATCTCAGATGATAAAATTTCATCAATTGATGCAAATATATTAGTGTCTGTGTTAACAGCTATATTGTTATCCAAGCTAAGCTCAACGAATTTCACTGACGTCAAAATATTATGCATCAACAACGCTTTCACACTTCTCTCCTGGACTAAAACCTCATTAAGCACAAGGATTATCATTTACTGACACAATGGTTTATGAGAGAGTACCACAGACTTTTATATCAACAGGTTATGAGGAGCTTGCTTCTAGATGTAATCTTAACCTAGAAGAAGAAATACTCAAGTTTTTCACAATCAAGACCTCTTCACATAATTGCGGTACTACAAAAATATGGTCATACCAACATCGAAAACACCTTCCAATAAGTAAATTCCAAGACTCAACAGTTACAGCAACGCTTGTTCAGGTTATGCAGAGATAGTCACATGTAGTGTGTACGCCCTGGAGGGGGTGTTACCAGGAAATAGTGCATTAGAAGGTTTCCTAGCCTTCAAATGGAAAACTGCTACACAAGCATAAATCTCAAACAAAAGATGAAATGAAAATCGAAACGAACATCACTTATGGACTCTTATAGTTTCCCATGGCGAAATCAATGCTATTCCTAGAAAACAAACTTATACATTAGTTAAAATACAGTTCAAATAGAGAAGCAATAAGACTGACCTTTGTGCCGAATGGACCTTCGGGATGGTCTATTTCAAGAATATCCCTTCCCTAATCAAAATAATCAGATTACAGTtagaacaaaaaaacaacaatgagAACCTCCCTTCAAATGCTTGGTTCAACTCAAATTGTGTATAGGAAATAACACTTTGCTTAATAGCTCtttcttcaatattttaaacCTTCACCATAAGGCTCGTGTGTGCGTATGAAGAATAAATAATCTagaattattaacaaaaaacgAAGCACACTATGCATTTGATTGAatcgagagagagagagagagagacctCGAGCTCAGCTTCGAGCTCCTCGCGCTCGTGTCCGGTAGCAATAGGCATTACATCCTCAAACTTCTTTTTGATCGCAGTAGCATCCTctataagaagaagaaataagaCGAATAATCGATTGGcgaaagagaaaataaagaaagaggAAGATAGAGCACCGGATTGAGTTGAGAAGTAGCGGTAGGAGCGAGAAAGAGCGGGGAATCTGGCGGCGGCGGAAGCAGATCGGGAAGTGAGAGAGGAGGAAGAAGCGGCGGCTAGGGTTTTTAGGTGGGAAGAGAGAAACCTCCGCAACATGTTTGATCTCAGGTCGCACCCGTCAGCCGAGTCAGAAAATTGGAAATGGAGTTGTTACCTCCTGCTACTTCCTTCACTCTAGATcgtcttttctctttctcttcggCTACCTTTCGATTGCTCCTAACCCATCGACCGctcaaaattacaattttactaCATTTTATTATTCCATATTtcgatttattttatttcaaattttaatctttgcaatttagaaaaatagtcatttatatgataaaattaaataacttctTAGAGTAATTCACGAATTTAATTATGTGACGTATTAGAGTAAGTTGTTTCACGTCATTAcctaaactaatttaaataaaatttttaaatgatcCTTGCATAATTTTAAAgtagataaaatgaaaataataaattaaaaacgtTAAAAGTTGTTATTCTATTTTAGTATAGTAGTGGCATTAAAAATTAAGCTTGGGACAAATTGGGTGAGTAGGGGGATTGACTTTGGCATGTGATGGAGAGAGAGACACTTTcgataaaatgaagaaataaaccATTTATCTCTAAtactatataatagaattttttattttcttatatattttttaattaggtttaatcattcactaagtccctattttcgcatgaaatctcaatttcgttctttttttttctgaaaatataaattgggtcccaattttataaaaattgcaacaaatcgatcctttccgttaaatactATTAAACCGCGTTAGTGCAATGGCTGACGTGGATGACTGAAGTTAATCAAGTTGGGAAAATCTGTATCATCAAGTTGGGAAAATCTGACATGGCACGCTGTACTCTGTATCATCATCGTCTTCGCCTTCATCTTCCACCGCATTGGGAAAATCCCTGAAATTAATCAAGTTGCTCCTTTTTTGACTTCGGTGGTACTCTTTCAAAAACTCTCTGGCCGCCTCCTCCACACGTCTGCTCTTATCCACAACCTTTTCCTCTTCTTCGTTCTTGTTGCGTGTTAGGAAGAATTGGTAACGATTACCACTGATTGGTAACAGTTTGAAGCCAGAATGAACAACGGTGTTAGGCAAGAATCCAGTGTGCTTCTCGATTTGGCATCCCACGTCAATCGCTTCGCCTTCGATCATTTTCGCACCGACACCGCTGTGCAATCCAGTTTCCTGCGCTTCAATGGCGGGGCGGGAGCCAAACGCGGCGTTTCGCTGAGGGTGGGGGCGGCTGGAGTTAGGGTCCGGAATATTTTGAGCGAGTTTAATAGAGCAGTTAGGTTTCACTGCGAGAAGATCCCGATTGGGTTCGCCTCGCTGCGAGTCGCGGAGGGCGACggtgtggtggtggtggtggtggctgTGACGGGGACGGGGATGGAAGTGGGGTTAGAGTGGATGAGTGTGGCAGGGTGGAGAATGAGGGGCTTCGCGGGAATGGCGTGGGGGGTGAGAGGCCCaaaaaagttttgattttgatGAGTGACACTGGTGGTGGGCATCGAGCTTCCGCTGAAGCTATCAAGGCTGCTTTCTATGAAGATTTGCTTGGAGAAATTTCTCGATTAGAACTTGTAGGATGGAAAAATGAAACAGTTTCTCCCTTGACTGAAATTAGCTTGTCTGAGTTAATTCATAGAAGATACTTTCCATTAGCTTCTGTAAAAtctgattttaaatttatttggaaTCGTTTTGTTAATACAACAGGCCCAAAAGCATTTGCTGGAAGTGGATGACCTAGCAGTGGTAATGAATTCAAAGCACCAACCACGCTGCATTATTGAGTTTATATCGCAGAAACTGATGTCGTGGGACAAGAAAATGAACCAAGGCACGCTCCTGGAGGAAGCGTACAAGTACGTGAGGTTTCTTCAGGCGCAGTTCCGCTTGCTACAGTCGATGCCCTcccattcatcttcttcctcgcCTTCCTTCTGCCAAAACTCAACAGTATTCCTCGCCTTCTCTTTCGAACAATTTTCTCTCCTCAGAAGAATTATCAGATAGGAGGCACCACCACCGTAACCATGTTTCCCCCAAATCTATTTTCAACTAAGCTTAGATTCTGCCTTCTGCACGTTTCCCCCAAATCTATTGCCAACTTTGCCctaattgaagtttttaacttaattttttaatttaaaacgtACACGTCAGATAACACGTCAGAGTGCCACGTCACACACACTGTAACGCCGTTTGACATTATTTAACGGAAATGATctatttgttgcaattttcataaaattgggatccaattgatattttcagaaagaaagggacgaaattgagattccatgcgaaaatagggacttaataaatgattaaaccttttaattACTCTTGagtctaattatttttaatatatatataaaacatatcacttttaagaagtatttcatttaatttttattttttaatatctcttacgttgaattgaaaaataaaatgatttaaattatattttaaatatttgtttttttaattaaactgtTTAATAACAACTcgtattatattttgaaattttcaaaaagtAACACACGCTTATGTTTACCttcatgttaataaaaaaataacaaaagaagtGGTTTGAATTTAGtgaaatataagttttttaatttgttaaatattttagtataatatttttttttatttcactttatcTTTCTTTAATTCAAACAAGTATAGTGaatttttctgcattttttatttatacggATTTTTATTCCAGCTCTTActgttatagatattttttattcattattttatttcaatctaCACAGGCAGAAAAGAAGGCGAAAAAGGATATTTTCttattacattaataaatactaataaatgaatttgtattaagaaaaattactataacacattttcatattttttttaaactaaatattttcccattaatacaaacattttttctaaattttctttgtTCTACTCATCAAAATAAGTTagtagaatttattttatccaTTAAACAATGTAAAAACTTTTGCTttattcttctttatttatatttcacacttttcttttcctttttctccttTCCATTTTTATagacattattaaaataacctCAAGGACacaattctttcattttttacatACATGTCATACAAATTTCTTGATAATGCTAAAAAATAACCCTACACGTCTAAGTTGCAACTTCCTAAAATTTTTGGCTCAGCCAATCAGTTTTTGCTTATATCTTTTGCCTTCAGGCTCTTGCCTTTCACTCTCGTCTAATTTCCTCCTCAAGTTTTTCAGATCATCTTCACCAACCAACCCATTCAATTCTTTATTCAATGCATATGCTTCCCCCATTTTCCTTCGGCACTCTTTACTAGCTGAATCATGAGAAACAACTGAAACAAAGCTCGGAGAATAAGTATGTATGGAACCCCAAATCGATGTGGTAGGAATACATGTTATGTTTTATCAGAAAAATATGTTCCAAACTTGGAGACATTCATAGAATAAGGCTAATTTGTATAAAACAATTGCAGCCAGATATCagctttattaaaaaaactgcCAACAGATagataaattaaagaaatataactTCCTAGTACTCCTCATCCAAACTAAAGAAATCTTTTTCAGAAACCTAAGTCCAACCTCGTAAGGGATTAATATCACTCTCTactcaaaaccttaagacaatgaattaattatattcatcCTTATATggtgttctactttctcatttttacttATCGTGAGACTTAAAGTCACACTTGGAATTCTAACAAATGTTACAACTAACCTGGTATTGGGTAGTCTTTACCAATTATGCAATTTGCTTTGGTCTGAATACTTTTAGGAGCAGTCCAAGGTTCATAAATGTACTCCTTGGGCATATCTGCTTGTAAATTTTCAGTTCTAACATGTTATCAAAAGAAAAGTTGACTAGATGGTAGAACAAGATGGAAGTGAGGGAACAATGACATACCTTTTAAGACTGGGAGAAAATGTCTAATATAGTCGCCATTAGGATCATACTTCTTACCAAATGTGGTTGGGGAATAAATACGATTGTACTGATCATGATACACAAAACATGTCAGAGGAATGTTCAGGATTTAACCCATGAAACAGAAGCCTGATAAAATTCAGATGAACAAAAAAGCCAAATCCAGTTCAACAGTCACTTTCCACAGAAAATTC harbors:
- the LOC128194128 gene encoding uncharacterized protein LOC128194128 — protein: MSDTGGGHRASAEAIKAAFYEDLLGEISRLELAQKHLLEVDDLAVVMNSKHQPRCIIEFISQKLMSWDKKMNQGTLLEEAYKYVRFLQAQFRLLQSMPSHSSSSSPSFCQNSTVFLAFSFEQFSLLRRIIR
- the LOC108320681 gene encoding putative cytochrome c oxidase subunit 5b-like is translated as MLRRFLSSHLKTLAAASSSSLTSRSASAAARFPALSRSYRYFSTQSEDATAIKKKFEDVMPIATGHEREELEAELEGRDILEIDHPEGPFGTKEAPAIVKSYYDKRIVGCPGGEGEDEHDVVWFWLEKGKPHECPVCAQYFVLEVVGPGGPPDGHGDDDHHH